CCCCAATCACGAGCGAGATCGGTCCCGACGGGGAGGTAGCATACCTCTTCACGCCGGATGCGGCGGTCGTAACGGTGATCGACTGCGAGGCCGGAGCGGTTGACCGCGAACTCGACGTCGGCGGGCGGTCGATCTCGGGTGCGTGGGGGCCCTCTCGTGAGAAACTCTACGTCCCGGTACAGACGGCAAATCACGTTGCGGTGATCGACCACGCCAAGCGAGAGATCACGACGATGATCGATGCAGGCGAATCACCGACAGGTGCGGTCGCTGGAACCGTTCGTCCGAATACAGATATGAGCCAACGGTTCCTCGGCTCGCTCTCGACGCTCGGCATCGACGTCGGTGACCAGGAAATGGCATTCTGTCCAGACGGCAACTGTTACTGCGGCTGAGTATTAGGGCTGAGGAACGACCAGTTATTCATCGTCGGTTCGTTTCGTTCTGACTCGAGGCGGTATCCCGCCCCAGAATTGCAGTGACTGTTCGGGCGCTCGCCTGCAGGCACTCCCGGAGGACGGGAGCGCCGTCGAGAAGCCAGACGAGCATCGCGAGTCCGGCGAGTCCGACTTGTATCCAGAGGTACGTCGAGAGGTCACCGGCGAGGATGGTCCTCGAGTAGCGACCGATCAGCATGGAAAATACCTCGAGGACATCGGGTCCGGGTGGATGGCCCTCGACTGGTGCGATAGGCCAGAGCATGATCTCGATGAGGAAGGAACCTTGTCGAAATACGGAATCGACGACATCGGCGAAGGGATGCGACAGGTAGCCGAGTCCGAACGCGAGGCCGGCCAGCGGTCGATCGGCTATGCGTGCGACCGTTCCGACGAAGATCGCCAGCGGCACTGCGAAAAAGATCGAGTGGCCGATCCCGTAGCCGACATCGAAGACGCCGTAGTTCCACGCGAGGGGTTTGTCGATCAGGTCCGGGAGGACCGACGCGAAGACGACGGCGAAGGCATCGAGTCCGCCGGGCGAATCACGAACGACGACGTGACAGAGCAGTGAATACAAGAGATAGGCGACGATCGCGTGTTCCCATGGCCACATACGACGGTGGTGCAGTGGGCGCAGAATAGTTATGCAGCGCTTGCCGACGCTGAATGATGGAGGGAGCCCGTTCTTGAGACCCGTATCAGCGCGAAAATTTATCAGTAGGCTGTTATGCGCAGGAAACATCGGATTACGGACGACGGACATCGGGCAAATCCGAACGGTTACGGCGATAATCAAGACGCTGGCGACGGTGTTGTGACCGACCGCCGGCTCGGTAACGAACGGGCTCGATATCGTCTCGGAATCGGGAGCATGCGTGCGCCGGTCAGAGACATGGTTTAGGGGACGAGTATTGGCCCGGAGCAGACGGATCGTGAAAACCGCCAGTTCGCGCGTGTCGACGAAGACGGCGTGGCGCGAGGCACGGATCGACGACCTGCTCAAGCTCATCGAGCTAACAGACGTCGCGGATGAGACCGCCGACGACTTCTCCGGCGGGATGAAAAAGTGCCTCAACGCAGCGACCGTACTCATCCATCGGCCGTCGCTGGTCTTCCCCAACGAGGGGATGACCGTCTTTCTGACGACCCAGAACCTCGAGGAGGCCAACCAGCTGTCGACCGTCTGTCGGTCATTCAGAACGGTGACGTCGTCGCGGAGGGCACGCCCGACGCGTTGAAACGTCGCGGCGGCAAGATCCATACCGTCGAACTGGGGACGCTGACGAGAGTGAACCAGCCGTCTCGATCGCATGCGAGGGGGCTGTTCGCGGACGGCACGGTGATCGAGCTGAGCGAGTTAGGACTGACGATGACTTCGAGTAGCGGGCGGGCGCTCGGAAGGGGCTTGCTGGTCGCCCTTTGCGACGCCGGCATCGGCGTCGTGGGAGTCGATGTCCGAACACCGACGCCCGATGGCGTGTTTCTCACGGTAACCGACGAGTGGAACGGCGACGCTTCGGGGGCTGGAAACGAGCCGGCACCGACTGACGCCGTCCGGTCCGGGACGGTCAGTGATGGTGGCTGTGACTCGAGCAAGCGGTCACCGAGCGGTAACGGTGATCAAACGGAGAACGAGGTGGACCAATCAGCACGCCGAGCGTCTGTCATTGAGATCGCTCGAGTATCCGAGCCGCCAGTACCGACCGATGGTGAGGGGCCCGATGATCGGGTGAACGTGACGTAACCGACATAATTTAGCGACCGCGGTCGTAGGAGAGCACATGGACCGATCGGGATTCGTCAAACTCGCGGTCATCGCGTTCGGACTCGTCATTCTGAGCTTCTTCATCCGGGGACTCAGTCGAATCGTCCTCGAAATGGAGACCGCAAATCTTCTGCAGGCACCGTTCGCCATCGTCGGCTTCGTACTCCTCGTCTACCTCTTCGTCAGGGCGACACTGGATTTCGTCGGGATCTGGGATGTCAAGAATCCCGACGCGTGAGACGCTCGGGTGTGTGCCGGTCGATCGCAACGCCGTGGTGTGATCGATCCGGTATCGATCTACAGTCGACCGTCTGACCGGAAGGAAACCGTTTTTCGACCGCCCCACGAACTTCGAGGCATGACAATCGACGTGCAGACGATCGCCGACCTCGGGCCGGACGACCGCGTCGCCTTCTTCGATCGCGACGCTGGTATCGAATCGGTCAGGGGAGACGTCCGGGAGATCGTTGAGCGGGTTCGGAAGGAGGGTGACGTCGCCGTCCGCGAGTTCACCAGCGAGTTCGACGGCGTCGAGGTCGGCAACCTCGAGATCACTGACGACTGTGAGCGCGCGTACGACGAGATCGACGACGGGATTCGGGACGCGATCGAGACGGCCGCAGCGAACGTCCGCGAGTTCCACGAGGCACAACTCCCCGAGGACTGGCAGCGGGAGTTCGACACGGGCCGAGAGCTCGGCCGCCGGTTTCGACCGATAGAGCGCGTCGGCGTTTACGTTCCCGGCGGTTCGGCGGCCTACCCCTCGAGTGCGATCATGGGCGTCGTACCGGCGGTCGTCGCTGGCGTCAACCACGTGTCCGTGGTCACGCCGCCGGCAGACGACCTGAATCCGGTGACGCTGGCAGCGATCCACGCCGCGGGTGCGGACGCGGTCTTCAGCGTCGGTGGCGCACAGGCGATTTCGGGACTGGCCTACGGGACGGAAACGATCACCCGCGTGCAGAAGATCGTCGGCCCAGGAAACAAGTGGGTGACCGCGGCCAAGGCCGACGTTCGGGGCGACGTCGAGATCGACTTCCTCGCGGGGCCGAGCGAAGTGGTCGTAGTGGCCGACGAGAGCGCGGATCCGAAACTCGTCGCCGCGGAACTGGTCGCGCAGGCGGAACACGATCCCAACGCCTCGGTCGTGGCCGTCACCGACGACGAAGACACTGCCGACGCGGTGGCCGCAGCCGTCGACGAG
This genomic stretch from Natrinema sp. SYSU A 869 harbors:
- a CDS encoding metal-dependent hydrolase, with protein sequence MWPWEHAIVAYLLYSLLCHVVVRDSPGGLDAFAVVFASVLPDLIDKPLAWNYGVFDVGYGIGHSIFFAVPLAIFVGTVARIADRPLAGLAFGLGYLSHPFADVVDSVFRQGSFLIEIMLWPIAPVEGHPPGPDVLEVFSMLIGRYSRTILAGDLSTYLWIQVGLAGLAMLVWLLDGAPVLRECLQASARTVTAILGRDTASSQNETNRR
- the hisD gene encoding histidinol dehydrogenase, encoding MTIDVQTIADLGPDDRVAFFDRDAGIESVRGDVREIVERVRKEGDVAVREFTSEFDGVEVGNLEITDDCERAYDEIDDGIRDAIETAAANVREFHEAQLPEDWQREFDTGRELGRRFRPIERVGVYVPGGSAAYPSSAIMGVVPAVVAGVNHVSVVTPPADDLNPVTLAAIHAAGADAVFSVGGAQAISGLAYGTETITRVQKIVGPGNKWVTAAKADVRGDVEIDFLAGPSEVVVVADESADPKLVAAELVAQAEHDPNASVVAVTDDEDTADAVAAAVDEQAGAREREDVIRDALANDASGVLCARSMSEAILFTEEYAPEHLAIIAEDDESLLARIDSAGSVFLGPNTPVAAGDYASGTNHVLPTNGGAHVTGGLAVETFLRSTTVQRLSGEGLADLGETITTLAEAEGLEAHAESVRARLDQREDDAEQ